Proteins encoded together in one Formosa sp. Hel3_A1_48 window:
- a CDS encoding iron-containing alcohol dehydrogenase family protein, producing the protein MNFKNFPMVSKVVFGRGSFNQINEIIEPKRLNERAPFIYLIDDVFESNTSLTSRISLLYDDYIIFISSEEEPKTTQVDTLVEDIILKTKAIPSGIIGIGGGTVMDLAKSVSVMLTNNGSSEEYQGWDLLKYPGVYHVGVPTISGTGAEVSRTAVLSGSKLKLGLNSDFTPFDQVILDPELTSGVEKNQWFYTAMDCFIHCVESLNGNFINSFSKSYGEMAYELCHEVFLGNDSFEEMQDKLMMASWHGGMSIAYSQVGVAHALSYGLSYVLGIRHGLGNCIVFNHLEEFYAKDVTLFKQMIDKHQISLPKGICKSISQQQLNKMIDVAMNLSPLWENAIGPDWKSVITRSKLEKLYLKM; encoded by the coding sequence TTCGGCCGAGGTAGTTTCAATCAAATAAACGAAATTATTGAACCGAAGCGCTTAAATGAACGTGCTCCGTTTATTTATTTAATTGATGATGTTTTTGAATCAAATACAAGTTTAACTTCTCGAATATCTTTACTCTACGACGATTATATTATTTTCATTTCTAGTGAGGAAGAACCCAAAACCACTCAAGTCGATACTTTAGTTGAAGACATCATTTTAAAAACAAAAGCAATCCCATCGGGCATCATAGGAATTGGAGGCGGAACCGTTATGGATCTAGCTAAATCTGTTTCTGTTATGTTAACCAATAACGGTTCAAGCGAGGAATACCAAGGCTGGGATTTACTGAAATATCCTGGTGTATACCATGTTGGTGTTCCTACAATTTCTGGAACTGGTGCAGAAGTATCGCGAACTGCTGTTTTGTCTGGATCGAAGCTAAAATTAGGCTTAAATAGTGATTTTACACCCTTTGATCAAGTGATTCTAGACCCAGAATTAACTAGTGGTGTGGAAAAAAATCAATGGTTTTATACCGCCATGGATTGTTTTATTCACTGTGTAGAATCGCTTAATGGCAATTTTATAAATTCTTTTAGTAAAAGCTATGGAGAAATGGCATACGAGTTATGTCATGAGGTATTTTTGGGAAATGATAGCTTTGAGGAAATGCAAGATAAACTCATGATGGCATCTTGGCATGGGGGGATGAGTATCGCATATTCTCAAGTTGGTGTAGCACATGCCTTGAGTTATGGGTTGTCTTATGTGTTAGGGATTAGGCATGGATTGGGTAATTGTATAGTTTTCAATCATCTCGAAGAATTTTATGCTAAAGATGTGACTTTATTCAAACAAATGATCGATAAACACCAAATTTCTCTACCAAAAGGAATTTGCAAATCAATCAGTCAACAACAGCTCAACAAAATGATTGACGTAGCCATGAATTTAAGCCCGCTTTGGGAAAACGCAATTGGTCCAGATTGGAAATCTGTAATCACAAGGTCAAAGTTGGAAAAGTTATACCTAAAAATGTAA
- a CDS encoding 1-acyl-sn-glycerol-3-phosphate acyltransferase gives MKYISKLIYYKLLGWKTTGFSDFSQVKKAVIIAVPHTSWHDFYIGVLLRSVLGIQANFVGKKSLFNPLTGWLFKALGGAPVVRKTNEKQVDAIARLFQEKGEFRMAIAPEGTRKKVESWKTGFYYIAKKAKVPILMFTLDFKNKENKFSEPFYPTDDVEADFKFMRKFYEGVVGKVPEYS, from the coding sequence ATTAAATATATTTCTAAGCTTATATATTACAAGTTATTGGGGTGGAAAACTACGGGTTTTAGTGATTTCAGTCAGGTTAAAAAAGCAGTAATTATCGCTGTACCACACACAAGCTGGCATGATTTCTATATTGGCGTATTATTGCGCTCTGTTTTGGGAATTCAAGCAAATTTTGTTGGAAAAAAATCACTTTTTAATCCCCTTACAGGGTGGTTATTTAAAGCTCTCGGAGGTGCTCCTGTTGTTCGTAAAACCAACGAAAAGCAGGTCGATGCAATTGCACGTCTGTTTCAAGAAAAAGGGGAATTTCGAATGGCTATTGCTCCAGAAGGTACACGAAAGAAAGTTGAATCCTGGAAAACAGGATTTTATTATATCGCCAAAAAAGCAAAAGTACCCATACTTATGTTTACTCTTGATTTTAAAAATAAAGAAAATAAGTTTTCTGAGCCATTTTACCCAACTGATGATGTTGAGGCAGATTTTAAATTTATGCGTAAATTTTATGAAGGTGTAGTTGGAAAGGTTCCTGAGTATTCCTAA
- a CDS encoding YebC/PmpR family DNA-binding transcriptional regulator — translation MGRAFEFRKARKMKRWSAMSKAFTRIGKDIVMAVKEGGPDPENNSRLRAVIQNAKAVNMPKDNVERAIKRASDKSQGDYKEVLFEGYAPHGIAVLVETATDNNTRTVANVRSYFNKCNGNLGTSGSVVFMFDHTCNFRINAEGLDPEEIELEFIDFGAEEVFVDEDGILIYAPFESFGAIQSELEKRQIEILSSGFERIPQSTKKLDSAQVLEVEKLLEKLEEDDDVQNVYHSMHED, via the coding sequence ATGGGAAGAGCATTTGAGTTCCGCAAAGCGAGGAAAATGAAACGTTGGTCAGCAATGAGCAAAGCTTTTACACGAATAGGAAAAGATATAGTCATGGCTGTTAAAGAAGGTGGTCCTGACCCAGAAAACAATTCCAGATTACGTGCTGTAATTCAAAATGCGAAAGCTGTTAACATGCCTAAAGACAATGTAGAGCGTGCTATAAAGCGTGCTAGCGACAAAAGTCAAGGTGATTATAAAGAAGTTTTATTTGAAGGATATGCTCCCCACGGTATAGCGGTGCTGGTCGAAACAGCTACAGACAACAACACTAGAACTGTAGCTAATGTTAGGAGTTATTTTAATAAATGTAATGGCAACCTAGGCACCTCTGGATCTGTTGTTTTTATGTTCGATCATACGTGTAATTTCAGGATTAATGCAGAAGGGCTTGACCCTGAGGAAATTGAATTAGAATTTATTGACTTTGGCGCAGAGGAGGTTTTTGTAGATGAGGATGGGATTTTGATCTATGCCCCTTTTGAAAGTTTTGGTGCCATACAATCGGAATTAGAAAAGCGACAAATTGAAATACTATCCTCTGGATTTGAGCGTATACCGCAAAGCACAAAAAAATTGGATTCAGCACAAGTTCTGGAAGTTGAAAAATTACTAGAAAAACTTGAAGAAGACGATGATGTTCAGAATGTGTACCATTCTATGCACGAAGATTAG
- a CDS encoding sugar nucleotide-binding protein — MAPKKKRVLILGASGFLGQSIYKELAPYFKTFGTYCSSEKKFKSNKHFFNYNFEDDDIVQHLNVLKPDVIISALRGAFAYQLIVHQHLFQYAKANKKVRIIYLSSSNVFDAYSKYPSYENDTTLSNSIYGHFKIRVEQQLLKLPKKQIVILRLPMVFGIRSPRVQELKTLHDLDEFIELFPNLIMNVCWDSKITQLVHYIINRNKYGIYHCGSSDLVPHEDFIKDLMRVLRLNHSKYKFVYTTNDERYLAVIPKYNTLPKHLLFESSSLFEEIKRSY, encoded by the coding sequence ATGGCACCTAAAAAAAAGCGGGTATTGATATTGGGTGCAAGTGGATTTTTAGGGCAATCAATTTACAAAGAATTAGCGCCGTATTTCAAAACCTTTGGCACCTATTGTTCTTCAGAAAAAAAATTCAAATCAAATAAGCATTTTTTTAATTACAACTTTGAAGATGATGATATTGTTCAGCACCTTAATGTTCTAAAACCCGATGTGATTATTTCCGCTTTACGTGGAGCGTTTGCATACCAATTAATTGTTCATCAACATCTCTTTCAGTATGCAAAAGCAAATAAAAAAGTACGGATAATTTATCTTTCATCCTCTAATGTTTTTGATGCTTACAGTAAATACCCTAGCTATGAAAATGACACCACGCTAAGTAATAGTATTTACGGTCATTTTAAAATTCGCGTTGAACAACAGTTATTGAAATTACCTAAAAAGCAAATTGTCATTTTGCGCTTGCCCATGGTTTTTGGTATTCGTTCTCCAAGAGTCCAAGAGCTTAAAACCTTACACGATTTAGATGAATTCATTGAGCTTTTTCCAAATCTAATAATGAATGTTTGCTGGGACAGCAAAATCACTCAATTGGTACATTACATCATAAATAGAAATAAATACGGTATATATCATTGTGGGAGTTCAGATCTTGTGCCGCACGAAGACTTTATTAAGGATTTAATGCGCGTTTTACGTCTAAATCACTCAAAATATAAGTTTGTTTACACGACCAACGATGAACGCTATCTTGCTGTAATACCCAAGTACAATACATTGCCAAAACATCTTCTTTTTGAAAGCAGTTCTTTATTTGAAGAAATTAAAAGAAGCTATTAA
- the gcvT gene encoding glycine cleavage system aminomethyltransferase GcvT: MKKTALYEIHKALGAKLVPFAGYQMPVQYEGVNAEHLTVRKGVGVFDVSHMGEFLIEGPNALALIQSVASNDASILSIGKAQYSCLPNDKGGIVDDLIIYRLEENAYLLVVNASNIEKDWQWISANNDVGAKMTNISDDYSLLAIQGPMAIEAMQILTSVDLKALKFYHFEISDFAGIQNVIISATGYTGSGGFEIYCKNTDVEQLWNQVFEAGAKYGIKPIGLAARDTLRLEMGYCLYGNDINETTSPIEAGLGWITKFTKSFTNDYALSQQKANGVTRKLVGFELKDRGIPRQSYPIVDSNAVVIGSVTSGTMSPSLNKGIGMGYVRSEFSEVGTEIGIKIRKKIVLAKVIKLPFYKG, translated from the coding sequence ATGAAAAAAACAGCGCTCTATGAAATTCACAAGGCACTTGGTGCAAAATTAGTTCCATTTGCTGGTTATCAAATGCCTGTTCAGTATGAAGGTGTAAATGCAGAACATTTAACCGTTCGCAAAGGGGTTGGTGTATTTGATGTTTCTCATATGGGTGAGTTCTTAATTGAAGGTCCAAATGCCTTAGCACTTATACAGTCTGTAGCTTCTAATGATGCATCAATTTTGAGCATTGGTAAAGCGCAGTACAGTTGTTTGCCCAATGATAAAGGTGGTATTGTAGATGATCTTATTATTTACCGTTTGGAAGAAAACGCCTACCTCTTAGTTGTTAATGCCAGCAACATCGAAAAGGATTGGCAATGGATTAGTGCTAATAATGATGTTGGTGCAAAGATGACTAACATCAGTGATGATTATTCCCTATTAGCCATACAAGGACCTATGGCTATTGAGGCTATGCAAATTCTTACCAGCGTTGATTTGAAAGCGCTCAAATTTTATCATTTCGAAATTTCTGATTTTGCTGGAATTCAAAACGTTATTATTTCTGCTACTGGATATACTGGAAGTGGTGGATTTGAAATTTATTGCAAAAATACCGATGTCGAACAATTGTGGAATCAAGTTTTTGAAGCTGGAGCAAAATATGGTATTAAACCAATAGGATTGGCTGCAAGAGACACACTTAGATTAGAGATGGGGTACTGTTTGTATGGAAACGATATCAATGAAACTACCTCTCCAATTGAAGCTGGCTTGGGATGGATTACAAAATTCACAAAGTCATTTACCAACGATTATGCACTTTCGCAACAAAAGGCTAATGGAGTCACTCGGAAACTTGTTGGTTTTGAGCTTAAAGATCGTGGAATTCCAAGGCAGTCCTACCCTATTGTAGATTCTAATGCGGTTGTTATTGGCTCTGTAACTTCGGGTACGATGTCTCCTTCACTTAACAAGGGTATTGGTATGGGTTATGTGCGCAGTGAATTTTCTGAGGTAGGTACTGAAATTGGTATAAAAATCAGAAAAAAAATTGTTTTAGCTAAAGTGATAAAGCTACCTTTTTATAAAGGATAA
- the thrC gene encoding threonine synthase produces MNYFSLNNNAPIATFETAVRKGLAPDKGLYFPEHIEPLEASFLDSIENYSDAEIAFQSIKQFICPEIPEYDLKQIISETLSFDFPVVEIEEGISTLELFHGPTMAFKDVGARFMARCLGYFNKDNNEEVTVLVATSGDTGGAVASGFLGVKGVRVVILYPSGKVSHVQEKQLTTLGQNITALEVDGTFDDCQDIVKRAFLDDDLTEKMALTSANSINIARWMPQMFYFLFAYKQLKSKNKPIVFSVPSGNFGNICAGMLAQKLGFPFAHFIASNNANNVVERYFKTNTYSPLPSIQTISNAMDVGNPSNFVRIQKLHDNNFEALKNNLTAYSFSDEQTKEALSAIYKGSGYIADPHGAVGYLGCKSYREKNPAAQTIFLETAHPTKFLDVVEAVIPEKIALPPQIQAVIEKEKSAIYVEDYSQFKTFLLNF; encoded by the coding sequence ATGAATTATTTTAGTCTAAATAATAATGCACCAATAGCAACCTTTGAAACAGCAGTACGAAAAGGGTTAGCACCTGATAAGGGCTTGTATTTTCCAGAACATATAGAGCCTTTAGAGGCGTCGTTTTTGGATTCGATTGAAAATTATTCCGATGCAGAGATTGCATTTCAATCCATTAAACAGTTTATATGTCCAGAAATCCCTGAATATGATTTGAAGCAAATCATTTCGGAGACTTTAAGCTTTGATTTCCCTGTAGTAGAAATCGAAGAAGGAATTTCTACTTTAGAGCTTTTTCATGGTCCTACAATGGCTTTTAAAGACGTAGGAGCACGTTTTATGGCGCGTTGTTTAGGTTATTTTAATAAAGATAATAATGAAGAAGTAACTGTTTTAGTAGCTACATCTGGCGATACTGGTGGTGCCGTAGCCAGTGGGTTCTTAGGCGTAAAAGGCGTTCGAGTAGTGATTTTGTATCCCAGCGGAAAAGTTAGTCATGTACAAGAAAAACAATTAACCACACTTGGTCAAAATATTACTGCTTTAGAAGTTGATGGTACATTTGATGACTGTCAAGACATCGTAAAAAGAGCTTTTTTAGATGATGACTTAACAGAGAAAATGGCGCTTACTTCTGCAAATTCAATCAATATTGCACGCTGGATGCCACAAATGTTTTATTTCTTATTTGCATACAAACAGCTAAAATCAAAAAATAAACCAATTGTTTTTTCTGTTCCAAGTGGTAATTTTGGAAACATATGTGCTGGGATGCTAGCACAGAAACTCGGATTTCCATTTGCTCATTTTATCGCTTCTAATAATGCCAATAATGTTGTTGAGCGCTATTTTAAAACCAATACGTACTCCCCACTACCTTCAATCCAAACCATAAGCAATGCAATGGATGTTGGAAACCCAAGTAATTTTGTACGCATTCAAAAATTGCATGACAACAATTTTGAAGCATTAAAAAACAACTTAACTGCGTATAGCTTTAGCGATGAACAAACAAAAGAAGCGCTTTCAGCAATATATAAAGGCTCAGGCTACATTGCAGATCCGCATGGAGCTGTAGGGTATTTAGGCTGTAAATCTTACCGAGAGAAAAATCCAGCAGCGCAAACCATCTTTTTGGAAACTGCACATCCCACAAAATTTTTGGATGTTGTTGAAGCTGTGATTCCAGAAAAAATTGCTTTACCTCCTCAAATTCAGGCGGTTATTGAAAAAGAAAAATCAGCTATTTATGTTGAGGATTATTCTCAATTTAAAACGTTCTTATTGAACTTCTAA
- a CDS encoding homoserine kinase — protein sequence MEEIKVFSPATVANVACGFDVLGFCLDGIGDEMIIRKSKDKGVRITVSDGYDLPLDIDKNIAGVSAKALYEKANPDFGFELEIYKRIKPGSGIGSSAASAVGSVFGMNQLLGKPFNQNELIEFAMKGEALASAAEHADNIAPALLGGFTLVKNLNPLRILQIPSPEDLYAVIVHQQIEIKTSEARSVLPAQIKLKDATTQWANLGSLIHALHTNDYALIGECLEDVVAEPYRSKVIPAYEILKKAAKTAGALGTSISGSGPSIFSLCQGIDIAKEISSTQKKVLNSMDVSFEVYISKINTKGVSIL from the coding sequence ATGGAAGAGATTAAAGTATTTTCACCAGCTACTGTAGCAAATGTTGCTTGTGGTTTTGATGTGCTAGGATTTTGTTTGGATGGAATTGGCGATGAGATGATCATACGGAAGTCTAAAGACAAAGGGGTGCGTATTACAGTGTCAGATGGATATGATTTACCTCTTGATATAGACAAGAACATTGCTGGTGTTTCTGCTAAAGCGCTTTATGAAAAGGCAAATCCTGATTTTGGATTTGAATTGGAAATTTACAAGCGTATTAAGCCTGGGAGCGGTATTGGAAGCAGTGCAGCCAGTGCTGTGGGAAGTGTGTTTGGGATGAACCAGTTGTTGGGAAAACCATTTAATCAAAATGAGCTGATCGAATTTGCCATGAAAGGTGAAGCATTAGCAAGTGCTGCTGAACATGCAGATAATATCGCTCCTGCCCTTTTAGGGGGGTTCACATTAGTTAAGAATTTGAATCCATTACGGATACTTCAAATCCCATCACCTGAAGATTTATACGCTGTTATAGTACACCAACAGATCGAAATTAAAACTTCTGAAGCACGTTCTGTGCTTCCAGCACAGATCAAGCTTAAGGACGCAACAACCCAATGGGCCAACTTGGGAAGCTTAATACATGCCTTACATACTAATGATTACGCGCTTATCGGCGAATGTTTGGAAGATGTAGTCGCAGAACCCTATAGAAGTAAAGTAATTCCAGCTTATGAAATATTGAAAAAAGCTGCTAAAACTGCTGGAGCTTTGGGAACGTCAATTTCAGGATCTGGACCGTCAATATTTAGTTTGTGTCAAGGCATTGACATTGCCAAGGAAATAAGTAGCACACAAAAAAAGGTTTTAAATTCAATGGATGTATCTTTTGAAGTTTACATTTCTAAAATCAATACTAAGGGAGTTAGCATCCTATAA
- the thrA gene encoding bifunctional aspartate kinase/homoserine dehydrogenase I, protein MKVLKFGGTSVGSAKNIKKVIEIVKSSCENDQIAVVVSAVGGITDKLMSASQKAIDNDLNYKNDFNKLKQQHIDVIEGLLSGTSLVNTTDIILEKLAELERLLDGIFLIKELSPKTTDKLLSFGELMSSLIIFEAMQEQGLNVQLKNSQNLIVTDSNFTNAAVQFDETNSNIKTYFEHNKKMVTILPGFISKSEDEEITTLGRGGSDYTAAIMAAALKADILEIWTDVSGMFTTNPKLVKQAKPIKRLSYKEAIELSHFGAKVLYPPTVLPVLSKNIPIRIKNTLAPDQEGTLISKDVINGNNNPIKGISNINGISLLTLQGHGMVGIPGFSKRLFETLAREKINVVIATQASSEHSICVGVSDQDARLAKLALDEEFENEISLLKIDPLVLEQQLSIVAVVGEKMKNHQGISGRMFSMLGKNNVNIRAIAQGASERNITAIITEKDVKKALNCLHEAFFEVETKHINLFIAGVGNVGASLLEQIHTQEDYVKDNLKLKIKVVGLSNSKSMAFDSDGIDLNSWSDVLDNGTQTHPIEFFEKAKELNLRNSVFVDITAHDAIAKTYAHYLQESIAVVACNKIACSSNIEYYERLKKLSRKYNAPFLFETNVGAGLPVIDTLNHLIASGDRIIAINAVLSGSLNFIFNNFTADNNFHDVVKQAQKEGYTEPDPRIDLSGIDVARKLLILIRESGASIEIEEIKNESFLPNGALEAIDVAAFYDIIKNKDDEFKALLSAAQKQNARLKYVAEYKDGSASVGLKEIPEGHPFYNLEGKDNIVMFYTNRYKDQPLIVKGAGAGAAVTASGLFADIIRASNI, encoded by the coding sequence ATGAAAGTTTTAAAGTTTGGAGGAACTTCAGTTGGTTCCGCAAAAAACATAAAAAAAGTTATTGAAATCGTAAAATCCTCTTGTGAGAACGATCAAATTGCAGTAGTCGTATCAGCAGTAGGCGGAATTACCGACAAGCTGATGAGCGCCTCTCAAAAAGCAATTGATAACGATCTTAATTACAAAAATGATTTTAATAAACTGAAACAGCAACACATCGATGTTATTGAGGGGCTTTTGTCAGGAACGAGTTTGGTAAATACAACAGATATAATTCTCGAGAAATTAGCTGAACTAGAACGTTTATTAGACGGGATTTTCTTAATTAAAGAATTGTCTCCAAAAACCACAGATAAATTATTGAGTTTTGGCGAACTTATGTCTTCACTAATTATATTTGAAGCCATGCAAGAACAGGGTTTAAACGTACAATTAAAAAACAGCCAAAACTTAATTGTTACGGACTCTAATTTCACTAATGCAGCTGTTCAATTTGATGAAACGAACTCAAACATAAAAACATATTTTGAACACAACAAAAAAATGGTCACTATACTCCCGGGTTTTATTTCTAAATCTGAGGATGAAGAAATCACTACCTTAGGCCGTGGAGGTTCAGATTATACTGCAGCTATAATGGCTGCGGCGCTTAAAGCGGATATCCTAGAGATCTGGACAGATGTTAGTGGAATGTTCACTACCAATCCAAAATTAGTAAAACAAGCCAAACCCATAAAGAGACTTTCGTATAAAGAGGCGATCGAGCTCTCTCATTTTGGTGCTAAAGTACTGTACCCACCAACTGTTTTACCAGTACTTTCTAAAAACATCCCAATTCGAATAAAAAATACATTAGCTCCAGATCAGGAAGGAACGTTGATCTCCAAAGATGTAATTAATGGCAACAATAACCCGATTAAGGGAATAAGTAATATAAATGGCATCTCTTTACTTACGCTTCAAGGTCATGGCATGGTTGGAATCCCTGGATTTTCAAAGCGTTTGTTTGAAACATTAGCAAGAGAGAAAATAAACGTAGTTATTGCCACTCAAGCCTCTTCTGAACACTCTATTTGTGTTGGCGTTTCAGATCAAGATGCTCGATTAGCAAAATTGGCACTAGACGAAGAATTTGAAAATGAAATATCCTTATTAAAAATAGACCCCTTAGTTCTTGAGCAACAACTTTCTATTGTCGCTGTAGTGGGCGAAAAAATGAAAAATCACCAAGGTATAAGCGGACGAATGTTCAGCATGCTGGGTAAAAATAATGTTAATATACGCGCTATTGCACAGGGTGCTTCAGAAAGAAACATTACTGCAATAATAACAGAAAAAGATGTGAAAAAAGCATTGAATTGTCTTCATGAAGCATTTTTTGAAGTAGAAACAAAGCATATTAACTTGTTCATTGCTGGAGTTGGTAATGTTGGCGCATCCTTGTTAGAGCAAATTCATACACAAGAAGATTATGTTAAAGATAATTTGAAATTAAAAATCAAGGTTGTTGGGCTATCTAATTCTAAATCAATGGCTTTCGATTCAGATGGAATCGATTTAAATTCTTGGAGTGATGTCTTGGATAATGGAACGCAGACACATCCGATTGAATTTTTTGAAAAAGCTAAAGAATTAAACCTTAGAAACTCTGTTTTTGTTGACATAACTGCGCACGACGCCATTGCCAAAACTTATGCGCACTATCTTCAGGAGAGTATAGCGGTCGTAGCTTGTAACAAAATTGCTTGTTCGAGTAATATTGAATATTATGAACGGCTCAAAAAATTATCAAGAAAGTACAATGCTCCGTTCTTATTTGAAACCAATGTTGGCGCTGGACTGCCCGTCATTGATACATTGAACCATCTTATTGCTTCGGGCGATCGCATCATCGCTATAAACGCTGTTTTGTCTGGAAGTTTAAATTTTATTTTTAATAACTTTACCGCAGATAATAACTTTCACGATGTCGTTAAACAAGCACAGAAAGAAGGTTATACTGAACCTGACCCCCGTATTGATTTAAGTGGAATTGATGTTGCAAGAAAACTCTTAATTTTAATCAGAGAATCAGGAGCGTCAATAGAAATTGAAGAGATCAAAAACGAAAGCTTTCTGCCCAATGGTGCTTTAGAAGCTATAGACGTCGCTGCCTTTTATGACATCATAAAAAATAAAGACGATGAGTTTAAAGCTCTGTTGAGTGCTGCTCAGAAACAAAACGCACGACTTAAATACGTTGCGGAGTATAAAGACGGTTCTGCAAGTGTTGGCTTAAAAGAAATACCTGAAGGTCATCCTTTTTATAATCTTGAAGGAAAAGACAATATAGTTATGTTCTACACTAACCGATACAAAGATCAACCTCTTATTGTGAAAGGCGCTGGTGCTGGTGCCGCAGTGACAGCTTCAGGTTTGTTTGCCGACATCATTAGAGCGTCTAATATTTGA
- the fahA gene encoding fumarylacetoacetase — protein MVIFANDPNRTSWLHVDSDSDFPIQNIPFGVFLTPDDVITIGTRIGDTAIDLAALHQLGYFDDIALTDDIFLQDTLNDFIADGRKTWRAVRNKVAEIFDNNNTVLKTQTKHKDTVLYSLDEIEMQLPVLVGDYTDFYASREHATNVGTMFRGKDNALMPNWLHLPVGYHGRSSSIIPSDIPVRRPKGQTLPPGNESPVFGPSKAIDFELEMAFITTDANDLGEAISINEAEDYIFGLVLFNDWSARDIQRWEYVPLGPFLGKNFASSISPWIVTLDALEPFRVYSPKQEPKPLEYLQYEGKKSFDIHLEAIIKPEGANETVVSKSNFKYMYWNMAQQLTHHTVNGCPVRSGDMMGSGTISGPTPDSYGSMLELSWKGEQPVQLNDGTERKFINDNDTVILRGYCKNESLRIGFGEVKSKLLAAL, from the coding sequence ATGGTAATTTTTGCAAATGATCCCAACCGAACTTCTTGGCTTCATGTAGACTCAGACTCAGATTTCCCGATTCAGAACATTCCTTTTGGCGTGTTTTTAACCCCCGATGACGTTATTACTATTGGAACCCGTATTGGCGACACAGCCATTGATCTAGCAGCTCTACATCAGCTGGGTTATTTTGATGATATTGCACTAACGGATGATATCTTTTTACAAGATACACTTAATGATTTTATTGCTGATGGTCGTAAAACATGGCGTGCAGTTCGGAATAAAGTTGCAGAAATTTTCGACAACAACAATACGGTCCTAAAGACACAAACGAAACACAAAGACACTGTACTTTACAGCCTGGACGAAATCGAAATGCAACTTCCGGTTTTAGTTGGTGACTATACAGATTTTTATGCCAGCCGCGAGCATGCGACCAATGTTGGAACCATGTTTCGAGGTAAAGACAATGCCTTAATGCCAAATTGGTTACATTTACCAGTGGGATACCACGGTAGAAGTTCGTCTATAATACCTTCAGACATCCCTGTTCGTAGGCCCAAGGGGCAAACCCTTCCCCCAGGCAATGAGAGTCCTGTATTTGGCCCAAGTAAAGCTATAGATTTTGAACTGGAGATGGCTTTTATTACAACTGACGCTAACGATCTTGGTGAAGCCATATCTATCAATGAAGCTGAAGATTACATCTTCGGACTGGTCTTATTCAACGATTGGAGTGCTCGGGATATTCAACGCTGGGAATACGTGCCTTTAGGTCCTTTTTTAGGTAAAAATTTTGCCTCTTCGATCTCCCCTTGGATTGTAACTTTAGATGCCCTTGAACCGTTTAGAGTATATTCACCAAAACAAGAGCCAAAGCCATTAGAATACTTACAATACGAGGGAAAAAAAAGTTTTGATATTCACCTTGAAGCCATCATCAAGCCGGAAGGAGCAAATGAAACTGTGGTGTCAAAATCAAATTTTAAATATATGTATTGGAATATGGCACAGCAGCTTACGCACCATACAGTGAATGGTTGTCCGGTACGTTCTGGAGATATGATGGGTAGCGGTACAATTTCTGGTCCAACTCCTGACTCTTATGGTTCCATGTTAGAATTATCATGGAAAGGAGAGCAACCCGTTCAACTTAATGATGGGACAGAACGAAAATTTATCAATGATAACGATACTGTAATTCTACGAGGATATTGCAAAAATGAAAGTTTAAGAATTGGTTTTGGAGAAGTCAAATCAAAACTTTTAGCTGCTCTCTAA